From Pelotomaculum schinkii, one genomic window encodes:
- a CDS encoding flavodoxin family protein, whose translation MPSENNCVVKDDLGFLLEKIKAADAVVISTACYTLGPHTSIKTVNDRLLSVQANGDDFAGKPCVTAVSYGVLGWEGYAREAVNNFARFLHLKVVGNMLVQAAMPGEVIRADVLAEAREMAGRLICSSPEDSTLPGVINCRNCGSGLLQISPAGQVRCVMCGAKGSLEAVPGGFAVDFSNAGQTRYSPEGVAEHNRTLAEIKQRFIATRNEIARLRKPYDDYNWWVEPNSCKLK comes from the coding sequence TTGCCGAGTGAAAATAACTGCGTTGTAAAGGACGATCTTGGATTCTTACTAGAAAAAATAAAGGCAGCTGATGCTGTGGTCATCTCTACTGCCTGTTATACCCTGGGCCCGCATACCAGTATCAAGACTGTCAATGACCGGCTTCTCTCAGTTCAGGCGAACGGTGATGATTTTGCCGGTAAACCGTGTGTGACAGCAGTAAGCTACGGTGTGCTGGGTTGGGAAGGCTATGCTCGGGAAGCGGTAAACAATTTTGCCCGCTTTCTGCATCTTAAGGTTGTCGGCAACATGCTTGTGCAAGCCGCGATGCCTGGAGAGGTAATACGGGCAGACGTGTTGGCTGAGGCAAGAGAAATGGCAGGCCGGCTCATCTGTTCGTCTCCGGAGGACAGCACCCTGCCGGGAGTGATCAATTGCCGAAACTGCGGTAGCGGTCTATTGCAAATTTCGCCGGCTGGGCAGGTACGATGCGTGATGTGCGGTGCTAAGGGGAGTCTTGAAGCTGTGCCCGGCGGGTTTGCCGTGGACTTTTCAAACGCAGGGCAAACCCGTTATTCCCCTGAGGGAGTAGCAGAGCACAACCGGACTCTGGCGGAGATAAAACAACGTTTTATCGCAACCAGAAATGAAATTGCCCGACTGCGTAAACCATATGACGATTATAACTGGTGGGTAGAACCCAATAGCTGTAAATTAAAGTGA
- a CDS encoding acyl-CoA thioesterase, with product MKELKKATIELRVSFADLDGMRAVYHTNHIKWFDLVRTKLLREAGFEMQRWEASDTLLPLVVCHCEYKASTAFDDLLEITAAVEEVKGKVITITYEIINKETAKLIATGFTKQVTCDENSKPFVLEEKYPELYKNLTE from the coding sequence TTGAAAGAATTGAAAAAAGCGACAATAGAATTGAGAGTAAGTTTTGCCGACCTTGACGGAATGAGAGCTGTTTACCACACAAATCATATTAAGTGGTTTGATCTTGTGCGGACAAAGCTCCTCCGCGAGGCAGGGTTTGAGATGCAGAGGTGGGAAGCTTCAGATACTCTTCTGCCTTTAGTTGTGTGTCATTGCGAGTACAAAGCTTCTACTGCATTTGACGATCTTTTGGAAATAACTGCAGCTGTGGAAGAAGTAAAAGGCAAAGTTATTACAATTACTTACGAAATTATAAATAAAGAAACAGCTAAGCTTATTGCTACAGGTTTTACCAAGCAGGTAACATGCGATGAAAATTCAAAACCATTTGTTTTAGAAGAAAAATACCCCGAGCTTTACAAGAATTTAACTGAATAA
- a CDS encoding FAD binding domain-containing protein, whose protein sequence is MGAGVTLAGLAASPVVREKCPAIANAAKLVATTQIRNVATLGGNVLQNTRCQYYNRSSEWGKAVAPCFKRGGTLCHIIPRGKRCFAVYQGDLAPLLIALKATAMMVSQDQAKELPLASLFSNNGVEPFADIAGKLIVHFTIPESSLGSQSDYKKYRLRNGIDFPLAGVAVVLKSNHELAEDLQVCLTGVASSPVLVAIPGEMIEGKQLNYALVKEAGELAYHAAHPLANLEGDPARRRTMIRIMTEDILASWVDKRD, encoded by the coding sequence ATAGGGGCAGGTGTTACCCTGGCCGGTCTTGCTGCAAGTCCCGTCGTAAGAGAAAAATGTCCTGCTATTGCCAACGCAGCGAAGCTTGTAGCAACAACACAGATTAGAAATGTGGCCACTCTGGGTGGAAATGTATTACAGAACACACGGTGCCAATATTATAACCGTTCAAGTGAGTGGGGTAAGGCGGTGGCCCCTTGTTTCAAGCGGGGCGGCACACTCTGCCACATTATTCCCCGGGGCAAGCGGTGCTTTGCAGTATACCAGGGGGATTTGGCGCCTTTATTGATAGCTCTTAAAGCAACGGCCATGATGGTTTCTCAGGACCAAGCCAAAGAGCTCCCCTTAGCTTCCTTGTTCTCTAATAATGGAGTGGAGCCTTTTGCAGATATCGCCGGGAAGCTTATCGTACATTTCACCATACCTGAAAGTTCATTAGGCAGTCAGTCTGATTACAAGAAATATCGCCTGCGAAACGGGATAGATTTTCCTCTAGCCGGGGTAGCTGTTGTTCTAAAAAGTAACCATGAGTTGGCAGAGGATCTCCAGGTTTGCCTTACTGGGGTCGCCTCCTCCCCGGTTTTAGTAGCCATCCCTGGAGAAATGATAGAAGGAAAGCAGCTTAACTATGCATTGGTTAAAGAGGCAGGTGAATTGGCCTATCATGCAGCGCATCCTCTCGCAAACCTGGAAGGGGATCCTGCAAGGCGTCGAACTATGATCCGCATCATGACTGAGGATATTTTAGCATCTTGGGTTGATAAGAGGGATTGA